The following is a genomic window from Stenotrophomonas maltophilia.
CGGCCGCACGTACGGCACCGGCCGCGCCGCTGCCGGCGTGGGAACAGCTGAGCGAGGCCCAGCGCGAATCGCTGCTGGCCCCCTTGCGCGACCGCTGGAACAGCGCCGACGCCGGCCAGCGCCAACGCATGCTCTCGCATGGCCAGCGCTGGCAGTCGATGAGCCCGGAAGAGCGCGACAAGGCCCGCCGGGGCCTGCGCCGCTTCGAGCACATGAGCCCGGAACAGCGTGAGCAGGCCCGCGCCCTGTTCGGACAGATGCGCGATATGCCGCCGGCACAGCGTGAGGCGTTGCGCGAGCGCTGGTCGCAGATGACGCCGGAACAGCGCAGGGACTGGGTGCGCGACAACCCGCCGCCGGCCAAGCCGAGGTAACGCCCCGGGGGAACGGGGTCAGAGCCCTTTGCCAGCGGCAAACGGACCTGACACCATGCCACTCACGCCTGCCAGCGGGTCTTGGCCAGCAACTCATCGTCCCAGTCGAACGCCAGCTGGCCCTCGCGCACGAACAGCGCGACGAAGTTCAGCAGATTGCGCGCATACATCTCGCTGGCCTGGGTCGCGCCACGGCTGGCCAGGCCCAGCGGGCCATCGATGGTCACGCCCTGGTGTTCGATGCACTGCCCGGGTTGGGTGAGCGCACAGTTGCCGCCACTTTCGGCCGCCAGATCGACGATCACGCTGCCGGCGGCCATGCCTTCCACCATCGCGGCGGTAACGATGGTCGGCGCCGGGCGCCCGGGCACCGCGGCGGTGCAGATCACCACATCCACGCCGCGCAGATGGTCGGCCAGCCGCCGCTGCTGCTCGGCGCGTTCCTCGTCGGTCAGCGCACGTGCATAGCCACCCTCGCCCGCCGCACTGACGCCCAGATCGAGGAAGCGCGCGCCCAGCGACTGGATCTGCTCGCGGGTCTCCGGGCGCACGTCGAAACCTTCCACCTGTGCACCGAGCCGACGCGCGGTGGCGATGGCCTGCAGGCCGGCCACGCCGGCGCCGATCACCAGCACCTTGGCCGGACGTACGGTGCCGGCGGCGGTGGTCAGCATCGGGAAGAAGCGTGGCGCGCGTTCGGCGGCGATCAGCGCGGCCTTGTAGCCGGCCATGCCGGCCTGCGAACTGAGCACGTCCATCGCCTGCGCACGCGTGGTACGCGGCAGCTGCTGCAGCGGGAACAGCCGCAGGCGGTCGCCGGCAGCCAAGGCGGCCAAGGCCGGATCGGATGCCGGCGCAAGCAGGCCGATCACACTGGCCGCGGGCTTGAGCTTCTGCAACACGGTCGCCGGCGGCGCCTGTACGCACAGCAGGATGTCGATCTCGGGCCAGCGCGCGGCGTCGAACGCGCGTGCGCCTGCATCGTCATAGGCGGCATCAGGGAAGCCGGCGGCCAGGCCGGCGCCGGCTTCGTACCAGACGGTGATGCCCAGTGCGCCCAGCTTCTTCGCCGTTTCCGGCGTCAGCGCCACGCGCCGTTCGCCCGGCGCGGTCTCCTTGATCCCCAGCAACGCCACGGCCATGCAGGTCCCCGCTGATCGGTGAGTTTTCCCGATCCTAGCAGGCGGCCCGTGCTCAGTGCAGCGTCGCGCTGCCCGGGTCCAGACGGTCGATCACGCCCTGCATGGCGCTGTCGAAGGCGCCGTCATCCACATGGGCGCGCAGGCGGCCCAGCCGCACCATCACTGCCAGTTCTTCCGGCGAGGCCACGCAGAAGCGCACGCCACGGCGGTTGACGAACAGCAGGCGCGAGGAAATCGGGCTGACCCACGACAGTTTGCCGGCCTGCACCTTGCCGTCCTTGTCGACGAAGTCCAGCCAGTTGCCGATCTCCATGCGGCGGAAGCGATCGGCGTCGGCGTTGTCGAAGTCATCGGCGTCGATCTGCCCGCTCAGTTCCACCGCCGGCGATTCGGCCACCGGCGGTGCCGGCAACGCGACCTGCGGCAGCTCGGGCAGCGCGCGCTGCAGTTCCGGCCGCGATTCGGCGATGCCCTGCAGGGTGTCATGCAGGGCGTCGATGGCGCCGGTGGCGGCGTCGCCATGCACGCCCACGCTGGCGAACACCTTGGCCAGCACCGGCTGCCAGGCCTGCAGCCACGGCTTGCCGACGATCTGGCGACGGGCCTCGGCCACTTCTTCCAGCAGGCCGTCGCCCAGGCTCAGGGCCTCGGCCACCGACGCACCCTCTTCGCCCTCGCGCAACAGCGCCAGGGTGAGATGGTGCTGCCACGGCTGGCGCAGGAACGCGGCGATGGCCGGCGGCAGCGTGGCGTCGCCGATGCGCCGATCCAGTTCGGCACCGGCGCGGGTGCGGGCCATCTCCAGCTTTTCCTGGCCGCGCTGCGTCTCGGCAGCGCGGCGCTCGGCGATTTCCACGCGGCGGCGATGCTGCACCAGGAACTCGCGGAACTCTTCTTCCAAGGTCAGGAAGATCGCCAGGTTCTCGTTGAACTCGGCCACCAGGCGCTCGATGATTTCCTCCACCTTGGCCATCAGCATGCGCTCGGCCTGGCTTTCGCCGGTGTTGCCCTCGCAGGCCTCGGCCAGCGAGTTGAGCAGCTTGCGCGCCGGGTGGGTCTTCTGCACGAACATGCGGCGGTCGAGCATGGCCACCTTCACGAACGGCACCACCAGGCGGCCGATCAGTTCGCGCGAGCGGCCTTCCAGTTCACGTTCGTCCAGCATCACGTCGAACAGCATGCCGACCAGATCGATCGCATCTTCGTCCTGCGGATCCAGCCGGGTCTGGCCGGGATCGACACCGAGCCGGGTGGCGCTGGACAGCACTTCACTCTTCAGCCGCTGCGCCAGCGATTCGCCATCCTCGCCGATCGCCGCGCGCAGGGTCGCACTGGGCGTGGCCTGCAGCAGCGACAGCACCGACATCATCTCGCGCTGGCTCAACGGGCGCTGCTGGCCAATGGCCACCTGGGCGGCCGACGTGGCGTCCTCGCGTACATGGCGGGTCTGCTGCAGCAACTCGTGCAGCGCTTCCAGCAGCATGCCCTGCTGGCCCGGATAGGGCTCGCCGCTGCCGCTGTCCTCGCCTCCCAGGTGCTGCTGCATGTGGCCGCGACGTTCCGACCAGCGCGCGGCGAAGCGTTGCGCCCAGGCGGGAGCGGCCTGCTCGTCATCGGCGAAACCGGCATCGGCACCCTGGCGGTGCTCGACCAGATCTTCCAGCGCGCCAGCGCTGCGCGGCTCGGGTGCGGCCGAGAGCGGGCGTTGCGGCGTGCCCATCTGCGACATCACGCCGGCCGCCGCCAGCTGCTCGTCCAGCTTCTCGTAGATGCGGCCGATCGGCGCGCGCAGGTCGCGTTCGCACAGCTTGATCAGCACCAGATGCACTTCCGGAGCCAGTTCACAGCCGGCAAACGCCTCGTGGATGGCCACGCCCAGGTGTTCCGGGCTAATCGGGTTGTGGTCGGCGTCCAGCTCGGCACCGCCGATCAGGCGGCCCAGGCGGCGGTCCAGCCGCGCCAGCACCGGCTTGAAGTCGCGCAGCAGCACGGTGGCGAAATTGCGCACCGCCAGCCGCGATTCCAGCACGTGCTCGGCCAGCAGGCTCAAGCCGTCTTCGGCCTGGCCGGACAGGGTGGCATCGGCCGACAGCGGCTCGCCGGCGGCCAGCGCCTCCCAGGCCCGCTGCAGGTGGCCGGCAAAGGCGGCGGCGATCTCCTCGCGGCGGCGGCGCAGCT
Proteins encoded in this region:
- a CDS encoding NAD(P) transhydrogenase subunit alpha, with the translated sequence MAVALLGIKETAPGERRVALTPETAKKLGALGITVWYEAGAGLAAGFPDAAYDDAGARAFDAARWPEIDILLCVQAPPATVLQKLKPAASVIGLLAPASDPALAALAAGDRLRLFPLQQLPRTTRAQAMDVLSSQAGMAGYKAALIAAERAPRFFPMLTTAAGTVRPAKVLVIGAGVAGLQAIATARRLGAQVEGFDVRPETREQIQSLGARFLDLGVSAAGEGGYARALTDEERAEQQRRLADHLRGVDVVICTAAVPGRPAPTIVTAAMVEGMAAGSVIVDLAAESGGNCALTQPGQCIEHQGVTIDGPLGLASRGATQASEMYARNLLNFVALFVREGQLAFDWDDELLAKTRWQA
- a CDS encoding DUF3106 domain-containing protein, whose product is MPRINLLPLLLTLSLLPAVPALAQSAAPSPAARTAPAAPLPAWEQLSEAQRESLLAPLRDRWNSADAGQRQRMLSHGQRWQSMSPEERDKARRGLRRFEHMSPEQREQARALFGQMRDMPPAQREALRERWSQMTPEQRRDWVRDNPPPAKPR
- a CDS encoding DUF1631 domain-containing protein, with product MMSVPTPMGSPGRDPAQLQRARDMVLPALCQAFGAALARFDDALFDRAGNAGSSQLLFLDAMRELRRRREEIAAAFAGHLQRAWEALAAGEPLSADATLSGQAEDGLSLLAEHVLESRLAVRNFATVLLRDFKPVLARLDRRLGRLIGGAELDADHNPISPEHLGVAIHEAFAGCELAPEVHLVLIKLCERDLRAPIGRIYEKLDEQLAAAGVMSQMGTPQRPLSAAPEPRSAGALEDLVEHRQGADAGFADDEQAAPAWAQRFAARWSERRGHMQQHLGGEDSGSGEPYPGQQGMLLEALHELLQQTRHVREDATSAAQVAIGQQRPLSQREMMSVLSLLQATPSATLRAAIGEDGESLAQRLKSEVLSSATRLGVDPGQTRLDPQDEDAIDLVGMLFDVMLDERELEGRSRELIGRLVVPFVKVAMLDRRMFVQKTHPARKLLNSLAEACEGNTGESQAERMLMAKVEEIIERLVAEFNENLAIFLTLEEEFREFLVQHRRRVEIAERRAAETQRGQEKLEMARTRAGAELDRRIGDATLPPAIAAFLRQPWQHHLTLALLREGEEGASVAEALSLGDGLLEEVAEARRQIVGKPWLQAWQPVLAKVFASVGVHGDAATGAIDALHDTLQGIAESRPELQRALPELPQVALPAPPVAESPAVELSGQIDADDFDNADADRFRRMEIGNWLDFVDKDGKVQAGKLSWVSPISSRLLFVNRRGVRFCVASPEELAVMVRLGRLRAHVDDGAFDSAMQGVIDRLDPGSATLH